The proteins below are encoded in one region of Planctopirus limnophila DSM 3776:
- a CDS encoding TlpA family protein disulfide reductase, with protein MRQINEHWFSRISWASVGKKWAALAVVAMTSSVCLAQEKPATVPAAQITTGNSEAKPTDDKQASDEAKAKAAKIRAAAMQGLLPEDLDLKLPEDIFQLPESGIPELLASARRLSSPMALSKQKVSSFEEMNALRLKANNLVTTATEKVLADPAANEKQALQAAGLLLNAQSMLLRVEAPGSAQSALAIANRLATDSRPAIAKMASEKIDGLRILTIPQLEPAAVDTLLAETLNRVKVADFSTESIKLASEAGRTLEYGKDPALAASYMSRLADLLESTDKETVTPIAERVRGISRRLGLVGNSMEVVGTTVEGKDFDLASLKGKVVLVDFWATWCGPCIAEIPRVKKLHEAYHDKGFEVVGISLDNSIEPLKEFIEKREIPWVNLYPANTSETKAAGWSNPIAKFYGVNAIPTCILIGADGKVITVKARGQVLEDALAKIYGPLPEVEEKAGGQK; from the coding sequence ATGCGTCAGATCAATGAACATTGGTTTTCCCGGATTTCGTGGGCGAGTGTGGGCAAAAAGTGGGCGGCACTGGCTGTCGTGGCCATGACGAGCAGTGTCTGCCTGGCTCAGGAAAAACCAGCGACAGTACCTGCGGCACAAATCACCACGGGGAACTCGGAAGCGAAGCCGACAGACGACAAGCAGGCGTCCGATGAAGCCAAGGCCAAAGCTGCCAAAATTCGTGCTGCCGCCATGCAGGGGCTGCTTCCGGAAGATCTCGATCTGAAGCTCCCCGAAGATATCTTCCAACTTCCCGAAAGTGGCATTCCTGAATTGCTGGCCTCGGCCCGACGACTCTCCTCGCCGATGGCTCTTTCGAAGCAGAAGGTCAGCTCTTTCGAAGAGATGAATGCCCTCAGACTCAAAGCCAATAACCTCGTCACCACAGCCACTGAAAAAGTTCTGGCTGATCCAGCCGCCAATGAAAAGCAGGCTTTGCAGGCTGCCGGTCTACTCCTCAATGCGCAGTCGATGCTCTTGAGAGTCGAAGCACCTGGATCGGCACAGTCGGCACTTGCGATTGCCAATCGCCTGGCAACAGATTCCCGCCCAGCCATTGCCAAGATGGCCTCAGAGAAAATCGATGGCTTGCGGATTCTGACGATTCCTCAACTGGAACCGGCAGCGGTGGATACGCTGCTCGCTGAGACACTCAACCGTGTCAAAGTGGCTGATTTCTCGACAGAGAGCATCAAACTCGCCTCAGAGGCAGGTCGCACACTCGAATATGGCAAAGACCCTGCTCTCGCTGCCAGCTATATGTCTCGCCTGGCCGACCTGCTGGAATCGACTGATAAGGAAACTGTCACGCCGATTGCGGAAAGAGTTCGCGGCATTTCGCGGCGTCTGGGACTGGTTGGTAACTCCATGGAAGTTGTCGGCACCACTGTAGAAGGCAAGGATTTCGACCTCGCTTCCCTCAAAGGCAAAGTGGTTCTCGTGGACTTCTGGGCTACCTGGTGCGGCCCCTGCATTGCCGAGATTCCACGCGTCAAGAAGCTCCATGAGGCTTATCACGACAAAGGCTTTGAAGTCGTCGGGATCAGCCTGGATAACAGTATTGAGCCCCTAAAGGAATTCATCGAAAAGCGGGAAATTCCCTGGGTCAACCTGTACCCGGCGAACACCTCGGAAACCAAGGCTGCAGGCTGGAGCAACCCGATTGCCAAGTTCTATGGTGTGAATGCAATTCCGACCTGCATTCTGATTGGTGCCGATGGAAAAGTGATTACCGTCAAGGCCCGCGGGCAGGTTCTCGAAGATGCACTGGCCAAGATTTATGGTCCGCTCCCAGAAGTTGAAGAAAAGGCTGGCGGCCAGAAGTAA
- a CDS encoding TlpA family protein disulfide reductase, with translation MLRSRIRWSMTQNSTHQPSMSRNVCTWPVVAGKFVFAIALMTGSQFSAMAQEAGAPPAAAAKPAPQDPLKQEEVSDALYAIPKGSADDILEFLEDLQQKRPRLKSRQQAIEHAIRVQKTIIEGTGQVLAMPKVELDTAVEAAEMHLQAHTLLASAQIDGAQEAALAAATKLKADTRKEISELANQQLLMLRVLSAPTLTAQERATLSADILKAIETTKYSEESIGMGMQLAMVLESMPETGPAVDFLGDLANLLDKADKKEIKQAAEQVRGMARRINLPGNTMVLKGTTVDGKPFDLASLKGKVVLVDFWATWCGPCIAEMPNLKKAYEAYHDKGFEVVGVSLDDSKEDLMGFLKEKNVPWTTLFHEGTEEAPGGWSSPQAAYYGISGIPTCILINAEGKVISLEARGENLTNELAKLLGPVKEEPKDETTDDAPAKKK, from the coding sequence ATGCTTCGATCCCGAATCCGCTGGTCAATGACGCAAAATTCAACGCACCAGCCATCGATGTCCCGAAATGTCTGCACCTGGCCAGTGGTGGCTGGGAAGTTTGTATTTGCGATCGCGCTGATGACTGGCAGCCAGTTTTCGGCCATGGCACAGGAAGCCGGAGCCCCCCCTGCTGCCGCTGCCAAGCCTGCACCGCAAGACCCACTGAAGCAGGAAGAAGTCAGCGACGCCTTGTATGCCATCCCCAAGGGATCGGCAGATGATATTCTCGAATTCCTTGAAGATCTGCAGCAGAAGCGTCCGCGACTCAAGAGTCGTCAGCAGGCGATTGAACACGCCATTCGAGTTCAAAAAACGATTATCGAAGGGACTGGGCAAGTTCTGGCCATGCCTAAGGTGGAGCTGGATACAGCCGTCGAAGCGGCAGAAATGCATCTCCAGGCACACACTTTGTTAGCAAGCGCGCAGATTGATGGTGCTCAGGAAGCTGCCCTGGCTGCAGCGACCAAACTGAAGGCGGATACTCGCAAAGAAATCTCGGAACTGGCGAATCAGCAGCTCCTCATGTTACGCGTGCTTTCGGCACCGACATTGACTGCTCAGGAACGAGCCACACTCTCGGCCGATATTCTCAAAGCCATCGAGACGACCAAGTACTCGGAAGAGAGTATTGGCATGGGGATGCAATTGGCGATGGTGCTCGAATCGATGCCCGAAACTGGCCCTGCGGTGGATTTCCTCGGTGATCTTGCCAACCTGCTGGACAAGGCGGACAAGAAAGAAATCAAGCAGGCGGCAGAACAGGTGCGAGGAATGGCCCGCCGCATCAACCTGCCGGGCAATACGATGGTTCTGAAGGGGACGACTGTCGATGGCAAGCCCTTTGATCTGGCCAGCCTGAAGGGGAAAGTCGTGCTGGTCGATTTCTGGGCGACATGGTGCGGCCCCTGCATTGCTGAAATGCCCAACCTCAAGAAAGCTTACGAGGCCTATCACGATAAGGGCTTTGAAGTTGTCGGCGTGAGCCTGGATGACAGCAAGGAAGATCTCATGGGCTTCCTTAAAGAGAAGAATGTTCCCTGGACAACTCTCTTCCATGAGGGGACTGAAGAGGCACCCGGTGGCTGGTCCAGCCCACAGGCTGCCTACTATGGCATCAGTGGCATCCCCACCTGCATCCTCATTAATGCCGAAGGCAAGGTGATCTCTCTGGAAGCACGCGGCGAGAACCTGACCAATGAACTCGCCAAATTGCTGGGGCCAGTCAAGGAAGAGCCGAAAGACGAGACCACAGACGACGCTCCTGCCAAGAAGAAGTAA